The following are from one region of the Bactrocera oleae isolate idBacOlea1 chromosome 6, idBacOlea1, whole genome shotgun sequence genome:
- the LOC106621059 gene encoding tubulin polyglutamylase complex subunit 2 — MAKKPTPEDIFYEHLTLGLMGTLAKLPRVCNVNCEHRKPCEKTQIVNWEQRNTIYLPEDMKKFYLSTDGFLLQWSYQYAPKDLRRVGFIHIPHLHQITLLRDNIEPLINSSATTPSERTLAGNETGVADDVGADISGSVGANVSVPILATSRKDRWGNPLPNITTKTKIFEINNVNDVAKVCMLYEANCSTNPKFYLYELNAMKWIFLSDTFSEYLRMAIAHLGLPYWELCFSNIGLPSWTEQLFMLLAPHLLEDFEPRRDRQIHPSPEHPYNIIDTSVFRIKPKSSLKNAALRKNVS, encoded by the exons atggcAAAGAAGCCTAcacctgaagatattttttACGAACATTTAACCTTAGGATTAATGGGGACACTTG CCAAGCTTCCGCGAGTTTGTAACGTAAACTGTGAACATCGTAAACCATGTGAAAAAACTCAGATTGTTAATTGGGAACAAAGAAATACTATATATTTGCCCGAggatatgaaaaagttttatttgtccACAGATGGATTTCTCTTACAATGGAGCTATCAGTATGCAC CCAAGGATTTGCGCCGTGTAGGCTTTATTCATATTCCACATCTTCACCAAATAACTTTGTTACGTGACAACATTGAACCATTAATCAATTCGAGTGCAACTACTCCATCCGAAAGGACGCTTGCAGGCAACGAAACGGGTGTTGCTGATGATGTTGGGGCAGATATAAGTGGGAGTGTGGGGGCAAATGTCAGCGTTCCTATATTGGCAACATCGAGAAAAGATCGATGGGGTAACCCACTACCCAATATAACAACAaagacaaaaatatttgaaattaataatgtcAATGATGTTGCCAAAGTGTGTATGCTCTATGAGGCAAATTGTTCGACCAATCCAAAATTCTACCTATACGAATTAAATGCCATGAAGTGGATATTTCTTTCCGATACATTTAGCGAATACTTACGGATGGCCATTGCACATTTAGGATTACCATACTGGGAGCTTTGCTTCTCCAATATAGGCTTACCATCGTGGACAGAG CAATTGTTTATGTTGCTGGCACCACATTTATTGGAGGATTTTGAACCGCGACGCGATCGTCAAATTCATCCGTCCCCTGAACATCCATATAATATTATCGACACCTCTGTTTTTCGCATCAAACCAAAAAGTTCTCTGAAAAACGCTGCTTTAAGAAAAAATGTGTCTTGA
- the viaf gene encoding viral IAP-associated factor homolog produces the protein MQDPNEDTEWNDVLRAKGILPPKQKEAEITEEQIQEMVDDAINRRTDLKSGENGCLKQIGEMSLDELDELEDSEDEEILEQYRQRRIAEMRAFSEKAKFGTVREISGQDYVSEVTKAGDGIWVVIHLYANGVPLCSLIHHHMQQLAAKFPQTKFLRSIATTCIPNFPEKNLPTIFIYNEGQLKKQYIGPLELRGEKLTLDELEFLLGKAGAISTEIKEDPRPQIRDKMLSDLESQNIDFY, from the exons ATGCAG GACCCTAATGAGGATACCGAATGGAATGATGTGCTCCGTGCAAAAGGCATTCTACCGCCGAAGCAAAAAGAAGCTGAAATCACAGAGGAGCAAATCCAAGAGATGGTGGACGATGCTATAAACAGGCGAACCGATTTAAAGAGTGGAGAAAATGGTTGTTTAAAGCAAATTGGCGAAATGTCTTTGGATGAGTTAGACGAACTGGAAGATTCTGAAGACGAAGAGATACTGGAACAATACCGCCAGCGACGGATAGCAGAAATGAGGGCATTTTCCGAGAAAGCTAAATTTGGAACAGTGCGGGAGATATCTGGACAAGATTATGTTAGCGAGGTGACAAAGGCGGGAGATGGCATTTGGGTAGTGATCCATCTTTATGCAAATGGTGTACCCCTTTGCTCTCTTATTCATCACCACATGCAACAGTTGGCTGCAAAATTTCCGCAAACGAAATTCTTACGTTCCATAGCAACTACTTGTATACCTAACTTTCCTGAAAAGAACTTGccgacaatttttatttataacgaAGGTCAATTAAAGAAACAATATATTGGGCCATTGGAATTACGAGGTGAGAAACTTACGCTCGATGAATTAGAGTTTCTGCTGGGAAAAGCCGGTGCAATTTCTACAGAAATAAAAGAAGATCCAAGACCTCAAATTCGTGATAAAATGTTGTCTGACTtggaaagtcaaaatattgacttttattaa
- the endos gene encoding alpha-endosulfine, with protein MSTGEDSSLPSTPPEVPDAQDQANPRELEKIEEEKLKSKYPSGLRGPGGHSAFLQKRLQKGQKFFDSGDYQMAKQKGGGVKQVFANKVATGEAIPTPETVPARKTSIIQPCTKFPTTS; from the exons atGAGCACCGGGGAAGATTCCAGCCTACCGTCAACACCACCAGAAGTCCCTGATGCTCAAGATCAG GCCAATCCCCGAGAACTAGAGAaaatagaagaagaaaaattaaagtcAAAGTATCCATCTGGTTTGCGTGGCCCTGGGGGTCATTCGGCTTTTCTTCAAAAGCGGTTACAGAAAGGT CAAAAATTCTTCGACTCTGGTGATTACCAAATGGCAAAGCAAAAAGGTGGTGGAGTAAAGCAAGTGTTTGCCAATAAAGTGGCAACTGGTGAAGCAATACCTACTCCGGAAACGGTGCCTGCACGTAAAACATCGATAATACAGCCTTGTACTAAGTTCCCCACGacgagttaa
- the LOC118680552 gene encoding peritrophin-48, with protein MKLLQAIACLLAMIDQICAANLVDPERINTRKEYNVCKMKSNWNVVESKEDCHKFYLCINGNAEEYNCADNYYFDPKQKRCKIGECSTTEAIDKCTSQSIRRINDNCQAFSRCVNGKYIIQNCTREQYFSTKYASCQPIATSADHKCSCLLPAYAIISNPDDCETYYMCTDGRAVLQQCPWGQYYSAQVSSCLPDLSGICKTSPTVSSTDLATTEMCNSFGNNNAGFQPYVKECDKFFLCINGRMFTRRCPKGTYYDKNKRFCRWDVNEICTEQSNKLEEVHLFENTEKAEILYMKAPPTLPTTKAITKIQLDNQNSTVVPNVINNTDNSIKKEGEQIKDTKLVIASAQPNKSVYDKLSSKFINF; from the exons atgaAAT tgttACAAGCAATCGCATGCCTTTTGGCAATGATAGACCAAATTTGTGCAGCAAATCTTGTTGATCCAGAGAGAATAAAT ACCCGCAAAGAATATAATGTTTGCAAAATGAAATCAAACTGGAATGTGGTTGAAAGTAAAGAAGACTGCCATAAATTCTACCTATGCATTAACGGTAACGCAGAGGAATATAACTGTGCCGATAATTATTATTTCGATCCAAAGCAAAAACGTTGTAAAATAGGTGAATGTTCAACTACGGAGGCAATAGATAAATGCACATCCCAAAGCATACGCCGCATCAATGACAACTGTCAAGCCTTTTCCCGTTGTGTGAATGGAAAATATATCATACAAAATTGTACAAGGGAACAATATTTTTCAACGAAATATGCCAGCTGTCAGCCAATAGCTACAAGCGCCGACCACAAATGTAGTTGTCTTCTACCTGCTTATGCCATCATCAGCAATCCAGATGACTGCGAAACATATTATATGTGCACTGATGGTAGAGCAGTACTACAGCAATGCCCATGGGGACAATATTATAGCGCACAAGTCAGTAGCTGTCTTCCAGATTTGAGTGGCATTTGTAAAACTTCGCCTACAGTGAGCTCAACTGATTTGGCGACGACTGAAATGTGTAACAGTTTTGGCAATAATAATGCAGGTTTTCAGCCATATGTGAAAGAATGTGATAAATtctttttatgtataaatgGACGAATGTTTACTAGACGTTGTCCAAAAGGAACATACTATGATAAAAACAAGCGCTTCTGTCGTTGGGATGTAAATGAGATATGTACTGAACAGTCGAACAAATTGGAAGAGGTTCATTTATTCGAAAATACAGAAAAAGccgaaattttatatatgaaagcGCCACCAACTCTTCCTACTACAAAGGCAATTACAAAAATTCAACTAGATAATCAAAATTCCACCGTTGTTCCAAATGTGATCAACAACACAGATAATAGTATCAAAAAAGAAGGAGAACAGATTAAAGATACTAAACTAGTTATTGCTTCTGCTCAACCGAACAAATCGGTATATGATAAACTGtcatcaaaatttataaatttttaa